The proteins below are encoded in one region of Oikeobacillus pervagus:
- a CDS encoding YwiC-like family protein, with translation MKPLIPNQHGAWAMLIIPFFLGIIISGGTWLHIPLFIAWFFLYLGTYPLLMNMKKKKKRPELTRWGIFYLSIAFVMITIVLIYQWRMVYFGLAMLPFFLVNLYFTKKKRERALWNDFSAILSFCIGGMASYYVGSQQVDSQCWMIGGISFLFFVGSTFYVKTMIREKKNVVFHRISWGYHIGIVLLFIFLREPFLFLAFFPSLLRAIMMVGRKISTNKIGVLEITNSVYMFLLVLVYFYQY, from the coding sequence ATGAAACCGCTTATTCCAAATCAACATGGTGCTTGGGCCATGCTCATCATCCCTTTTTTTCTAGGTATCATCATTAGTGGGGGCACCTGGTTGCATATCCCTTTATTCATTGCTTGGTTCTTTCTTTATTTAGGTACCTATCCTCTCCTTATGAATATGAAGAAGAAAAAGAAACGACCGGAATTAACGAGATGGGGGATCTTTTATTTAAGCATAGCTTTCGTGATGATCACCATTGTCCTCATCTATCAGTGGAGAATGGTCTATTTTGGTTTGGCGATGCTTCCGTTTTTCCTCGTCAATCTTTATTTTACTAAAAAGAAACGTGAACGAGCCTTATGGAATGATTTTAGCGCGATTCTTTCATTTTGTATTGGGGGAATGGCCAGCTATTATGTAGGATCACAACAGGTGGATTCGCAATGTTGGATGATTGGAGGCATCAGCTTTTTATTCTTTGTTGGAAGTACATTTTATGTGAAGACGATGATTCGTGAGAAGAAAAATGTCGTCTTTCACCGAATTTCTTGGGGGTATCATATTGGGATTGTCCTGCTATTTATCTTCCTTCGTGAACCGTTCTTGTTTCTCGCATTCTTCCCTAGTTTGCTTCGTGCCATCATGATGGTAGGGAGAAAAATATCCACAAACAAAATTGGAGTGCTGGAAATTACGAATTC